In the Zingiber officinale cultivar Zhangliang chromosome 5A, Zo_v1.1, whole genome shotgun sequence genome, CACCAGAAATTGTCTGCTGCTGCTGCGTCTGAATAAGATAATGCGCCACAGACTTGTATCCCAAATTTACAACCTGTTTTAGAACAAATTATCAAATATCTAGTAGGATTTAAACTGATCAAGAAAATTCAACTACATTTAAATCTTTGGAAATACTGGCAACACTGACAAAATGGTGGTCACTACTAAAACTAAAAGCTCTTAGATGTTACAAAACATCAGTTTGCCCTATGAGAACAAATTGTTCGCTTCaaagtttgtatcaaattactCCCAATCATATTTTTTCAATTACTTTACAAAAAGGAACATCTACTAGACAAACAAAGTTGGTATCATTAAGTGTTAATTCTTCTTAAATAAACTGTCAAATTGACATCATTGACTTTGGAGGAAAAATTAAATTGGAGCAAACTCGAAGGGCATGATAAGTTTTCACCTTTTTGTATAGAATGCCAGTGGGGATCAATCCTTTCTTGATTCTACATAAACTACAATTGCAGATGCCTCGACAGACTGGACAAATCCAATTGGGATTCTTGCTGATTTCCAGAATATTTTCACCATATCTAGAAAGGGCAGTGCAGCTTAGAACTGATTAGCATATGATATAAATGAGTAACTGTTAGGAACTATGGAGGTTAACAGAGAACCATAAACTTATTGGTTCAAAGTAACAAGTTAAAATCATTCGAATGCCGTAGCACCTACCACAATAAATACCATATTTGTAGGATACAAACTTTAAAATGATGCCCAAGAAGATTATTCATACAAGATAAAAGAATAAATTGGATAACAGAAACGAATGTTTTGCTAGAAGACCAGATTATAATGTATAAGCACAATCTTATTGATTTCTCCtcccttctttttgtagaaaaaAAATTACCTCGTAAACAAACAATTTCCACAGAATTGCCCCTGGAGTAGCTGACATTTGCTACAGTGAGTATGATGAGCAAGTGTCTTTTGCCTGCAAAAGTGGAACAAAAAGCTAATACCACACCACCTTGACTTTCTTAAATGAAAACTTAAATTGAAAGCTAAAAGTATATAAGCAACATGATCATTAAGCATGGATTGAAATATCGAGCCAAATCAGAGTTTCAATGCCTGGATGGCTCAAGATAGTATTGTCAGTGCCAATATTTGTTGGAGGTATGCCAACGGAAGCAAAGAGGAGTAGAAGCCGACATCAGTGTAGGTGTGTCGAAGGAGAAGGAGCACTAGTGTCAGTGAAAGGGAGAAGAGGAAGGGTGGcagtgaaaaataaaaagaagagtagGAGACAAGGCTACCCAAAGGAGGAAGGGGAAGCTATGGTTTCAATTTCTTTCAGCGCGAAGGAGAAGGGTTTGGCGCAAAGCTTGCATTGTGACTTCTAGTGCCTAGGGGGGAGACCCATGATATGGAGATGGGTTCTATGATGTGGGGGAGGCAGACACGAAGATAACTGTGCAAATGAAGATCCACGTCAACAATCTCACGTGGCACTCAACGGACAAAACAAAAAGTTTCATTGGTCTCGATTGGCACAGCTCGTGATTTTATACGCTATCATTTTGCAATATTAATATGTTTTACATATTTGTTGCTTATGGAACATGGAGAGCATCATATGACCAAGGCAATGTTGTAAATGGACGCTAAAAGatgaacttaactttgaactcatcTGTAGCGTGAACAATTAATTTGAATGGAGTTTTTGTTTTATATTTGAAGTAGTTGAGATCTTCATAATAGTTGGCCACAGAATGTATTTGGACAACAAAACTTATGCAGAATATGTAGAGTTCCAAGCAATTGGGTACAATTTCATCagttgaaaaagaaagaaaaaaaatcaagtatTAGGCAGAACAAATAATGCTTGAAAGCACACAAATTCATAAATAGAAAGTCTACTTAGGATTAGATGGAAAAAGGCAAGTATTGGGCAATGCTAAAAATGACAGTTGAGGTGCGTTAAGTTAGCAAAAAAAGCAGAATATCTGCTTTAAGTTTTGTCTTCCCGATGTCACAATCCCAAATGTAATTAACTTTGCTGTGAGTGTGTTAGTAAACTGAGTAGAGTGGCTCAAATCTTGCAACACTATAAAATTTTGCATGAAGTGAGAGGATTAGAAGAGTAAAGTAGCATATATTCTTGCTCACCTGCACTGATGGCATGTTTTCCCATTTATAGGATCATATATGCGCCTTCCATCTTTACCATATCCATCCACTAACAGTGTCCAACTCGTCTCAAATGTGCCTAGTAACTTCTCATGTTCAACTGCATAAACCTCTTCCTTTGCACCTGCTTCAACTGAGTTGCTCTTCTTAAAGTTCAGGTTTTTATGACCATTTTCGGCATAGCTAACTGGGGCTACATTTTGCAATCTAGTTGATAACAAGTGAACAAAGTTAACCAATACACAAAGAAGTAATTAAGCAAGCCTCCACAAATTAGGCGTATGCTACCATGGTTTGTCAGAACGGACGAGAATGCCTCATGTCGTGTCAAATTTTGAGTAAATAACGTTGGTTGCTATGGGACAGTGTTCTTGGGCATTATAATGGCAAAAAAAAGGCATGGAACGAAATGACTTGGATTCattttttactattttgtttGCATTTAAGACAGATTTGACTTTGTtttgattcttatttttttttttaatgttttgtatgcattttaaaaaaaagatttgatatgcGCATCACATCGCTGCCTTCTTTTTCAACATTTTGCAAATAATGCAAGACTACCTATCTACCATACATAAACATATTGAAATTTGAACATATTCATTTTTGACTTATGGCCATCCACTGAGCTCCTTCATTTGATTTCTTCTATCATCATTTCCGCAAACAATCTTGTTTAAGGTAAGTTTTTGATTTTTTTGGTTTAATCTACTAAGTTATTAAgaattctttatttttatatgaTTCAAAAGTAAAATATTAGCTATATAATTGTATCATATAAGCATAATTATAACCAAGCTGTTAGTTAAATTTTTGATATGAATGATTAAGATATGATTGTTTATCATTTATTCTTATTGTCTTGTTTAGTGTTTTAGGCGCATCCTCAAACTGTTATCACACCATTAAATGTTCAATATGTGTACTCATTATCATGATTCTTGAATTACCTGTACTCTAAACatcaatataaataaataatagttTATTATGTGAGTTTTTTAAGGTTATGAGTTAAAATGATGTATCATTATTTATTTGTATAGAAGGacatcaaaccctaaaccctgatattggttggcaatttggtcaaatgatgaatgataaccataaAACAATACAATGTAAATTTTGTTGAAAAGTTATAACGGGAGGAATTACGAGATTAAAACAGCAAATTGCACGTGTTACTGAAAATGTTGAGGCATGTCACAAAGCTTCTAAGTAAATGTTATCTATGTTATGAAAACATCTTCAAGACTCTAAGACAAGTAGTAGTttaatgtaaagaaaaaaacaaatagtCTTAGAGTCAATTACACAAAATATATATGTATCAGAAAGTGGTAGAGTGAAAATGATTTCGAAGATTATCAAAGAAAATCGAGAATTACCAAAGTCATCAAAGAAAGTCGTAAAATCGTTATGGTCAAAACATTATTTATATATTGTTTACTTTGACCATGACAATTACACATCTCCTCTTCAATGACTTGTTTTATGACTTTCTTTGATGCTTTTTGTAATTCTCGATTTTCTATATCTTTGATGTCATCTTACCATTGCTACCATTTTTTGATACACGTATGTTTTGTGTAATTGACTCTACGGCTATTTGTTTTTTCTTTACATTAAACTTCTCCTTGtcttagagcatccacaatagCTTGGGATATTTCTCCCAAGTATTTGTGGACCCCACTTCCATATCATCTTTCAAATATCTCAACTTCCACAATGAAATATTccaccaatcaaatatttatgggtcCCACTCATCAAATATTCACTCTCAAATATCTTCAATTCCACAATTAAATATctcatcaaatttaattaacttacatttaattctaacaaaaatttaatagaagatatataaatttaagttcatacaaatataaatattttataaatttaaaattgaaatacaGAGATACAaaccatattaaattaataaaatacatAACGATAAActacaattaataaaataaacatgCAACAGATAAAATAAACCATAGAAATTAACTACATGTTCAATTTTTTCTTCAGTTGTTCACATATCGCTAGATGATTTTGAAGTTGTTCCTCAGTCATGCCTCGTGTATCCATTACGAGGAGTTGATGTGCTTGGATGAGTTGATCAACTTTCTTATTGTTATTATACTCTTCCAAATGTGTCATTGATTGTTGCATAGCCTGATTCAATTCATCAATTAGGCCTACTCTTTCTTTGCCTTTCCTCTTTGTTGCCTTCTGTCCCATTGGACGAGATTGGATTTCTCTATCATCTATATTAGCAATTGTGTTAGGATTAGAAGAGTCAGTATGTGCACCTGATGATTCTGATGTTCTTGCTTTTTTTTTTGTAGCCCGTCGCTCTAAGGATTGAGGAGCATACATCGGACTATCTTTCACGATTCTCTACACATGCTCATATTGGAAAGTAGTTTTAAAAGTACTCTTGTATTCTTCATGAGCTCGCACCATCAAATCCTCGTCACTCCATCCGCTTGGTCGATCATTATACCATTTATTGTAGATTCCATTGTATCTATTTACGATCTTTTTCAATGAAGCCCAATGTGATTTTGTTTTCTCCGCAGTTCTCTTTTTAGCTTCCTTAGCTCGATTGGTATTGAAGTATGCCACAACTCGTTTCCAAAACGACTCACTCTTCTGGGCATTACCAACTACTTAATCTGCTACTGTCCATACTGTTCACTTGCTATGGTCTTCATCTAATTCGTTGCCCATCTCTGGTGCTTGATTGAGAATAATATCGTCGGCCCCTATTTCAGATGAGAATGGAGGAAATTGTGAATCGGGGACTGCATAATGTGTACCTTTATTACTGTCAGTTGCATCAACActagctcttctcgattcatttgATTGAATCTCTGGTGATTAAAGCGGATTAATTCCATGAGATGGGACTTGCATGAAATACTGACTACTCTGTCAATATTATAGAGGATATGTATAAAATGGAGCTCGAGGGTCGCCACTCAAAGAATTTGAATAACTTTGAAAGTTATGGTAATATGGTGGTGGGTATGGAAAAGGTTGAAAATTTGGTGGATGTTGAGTGGaaaatggaaattgaggattgaaGAAATTAGGATGAACTCGAGAACTTTCTTCACTAGAATTTTCGTCGATATTTGAAAAGTTGAACAAATCCCTAAAATAATGACCAGAATTTTTATCCATCTCTCTAAATTTTTGGTAGGCAATGGATATGAAAATGATGAAAATAGATGAAAGAAAGGATGTATATATAGGGAGAAATTGAACGTTATCGAACGTTTAATTTTTCGAACGTTTTCGAACGGTTAATTTTTCGAACGTTTTCGAACGGTCCATTTTTCGAACGTTTGATTCCGAACGTTTGATTCCTTGACAATTAAATCTTCTAACGTACTCTTTTTAATGTTTGcatagtttaaatttaattaaattaaaaaaaaataaaacaaaaaagttGTCGGCAGACTCATATAAGGTGGGGCCCACCATattaaaaacacaaaaaaaaaaaaaaataagtattgGCAGCCCACTTTTTGTGGGCCCCACATGAAGAAATCACCGGACACAGATGAGTGTCCGGTGATTTCTATTATCCCATCTAATATCTCCCACAATGGGAGATATTTGGGAGTGGGGGATATTTAGATAAATATCTCCTCCAAATATCCCCCACTGGAGATGCTCTTAGAGTTTTGAAGATGTTTTCGTAACATTAATAATATTTCCTTAGAAGCTTTGCAACACACCTCGACACTTTCAGTAACATGTGCAATATGCTATTTAAATCTCATAATTCCTATTATTATAACTTTTCCGCAATTTTTACATCGTATTGTTTTACAATTATCACCCACCATTTAACCAAATTGTCCACCAATATTAGGGTCTGGTATCAttctaaacaaataaataatgATACATacttttaactcataaaattttaaaaaactgacattataaattattatttatttataattagatCTTGAAGCTTATAATTAGTGTTTTAGAGTATTGATAATTTAAGAATGAAGATAATGAGAACATATTGAACATTTAATAATGTGCTAACAGTTTGAAGATGTGCCTAAAACAGTTTGAGGATGCACTTAAATACTAAACAAGACAATAAGAATAAATGATAAACAATCATATCTTAATTCTCACATCAAAAAATGCATTACATTTCTATTTAACTAACAACTTGGTTATAATCATgcttatataataaaaatatatagctaatattttatttttgaaccACATAAAATAAAGAATTCTTAATAACTTAGGagattaaactaaaaaaaattaaaattttaccttAAACAAGATTGTTTGCTGAAATGATGATAGACAAAATCAAACCGATGACCATAAGCCAAAAATGAATATGTTCAAATTTTAATATGTGTATGTATGGTAGATCGGTAGTCTTGTATTGTTTGCAAAATGCTGAAAAAAAGAAGATAGTGATGTAATGCACATATCaactctttctttttttctttggaTACAAACAAAACATTAATAAAAAACACACAAAGCAAGGTCAAATCTACCTTAAATGCAAACAAAACAGTAAAAAAAAGAATCCAAAGTCTGTTCAAGCTGTTTCCATGTTTTTTTTTGTCATTACAACGCCCAAGACGTCGTCTCATAACAATCAATGTTATTTACTGGAAATTTGACACGGCATGACGTGTTCCTGTGCCGGAACGCCGTCCATTCTAACGAACGATgatctaaacaaatcaaaataGCTACGGCCAATGCAGACAAAACCCTTGAGTTTCAAAACATAGAAGGATAATCTGTATGAACTGGATCAGAGAACGGAAAACTTTAGTGTCCCCCCTGAAACCACCTAAACAGAGAGATTACCAGTGGCAACCAAAGAAAGGTAGTAATAGTATCACCCCAGAAATCATAACAAAGGGAAGGAAAAAAAACACCTGGAGGATCGCCTTTTCGATGTTGACGAAATCAGAAACTTCTTCGCTCCAAAATTGCCGGTGACGTCTCCCCTCCTCCTGCGGCGTTGGGGGGAGGGGTTCGGTGGAAGATGAGACTTGAGTTGGAGGGAGAGGTCGAGTATGCCGAAACTCCGCAATCTCTCCATGTTCTCCTTGATCCTCTCACCTCGCAGCCTCTCGTAATCTGCGGGACTGGCCGGGGCCGTCAGCGATAGCGCCGCCTGAGGGGGAGGAGGGGAGGAGGGGCTCCCCCGCCGCCTATCCCTCACCTGCTTCCAGTGGATCGCCGATGCCTCGACCGTAGCCGCCTTGCCTCGAGTGGCCACCATCGCCTCCCCTCTCGCTCGATCGCTCGCCCACGACCTAGAGACGGGGAAGAGTTCGTCTTCCTCGATGCGGCTGCCAACGGTCGAAAGACAGACGGAAATAGGAAGCCTTCTCCCTAATGCGTGTCACGCGATTTGCGCGTGACCTGTTTTTGTAATCAGGTGCCCATCATGGCCATTGGACCACGTGGCGGTTGGTCCGGCCTATGaagttttatatatttttgaacAGTGGAGGTTATTTTGAAAGGGCTAAACTTTGTCCGGGTCAAAATGAAAAGTTTCCGTCAATTAACACCGTTACAACAACCCATTGCGATACGAGACAATTAGTTAACAATTAACGTCCTAAATCCCCGGAATCTTTTCCGATTTACTCGAAAAAGACAACCGCACAAGCTATTTCCACTTCTATCCTTCTCTTAATatattctctctcctcaattaTGATAGTTAACATTGTAATATCTTTTAAATATAGGGGTAATATAGTCATTACGCCTCTGCGTTCCGTTCCTATTCGTCCCGTTTCCGACACTCTTCCGATTGTTGctcttccctttttttttttttttttttgagagggCGGGCGAGCGAgcgagagagagaaagaggagatcGAAGAATAGGATCGCTGCGATCGAGTCGAAAGAGAAGGAAACGGGAGGCAATTTGAGTGATTCGTCCTCtgattcttcttcaattcttcGGTTAGCCTTCTTAAATTGCTTCTGCATTTTTAGTCGGATTGGGTTCTTTCTTCCGTGCGGCCGTCTGCTTTTTGAATCCTGTCTTTCGATCTTTTGCTGCAATATGTTTTTATTGTTTTTGATGGCTGAGGGAGTTTCTCTCTCCTGCATTTTGTCTGTCTTGCTTTGCGAATGGGGCGGGCGATTCCcgatttgtgtttttttttgtatgtTCTAGGGTTACTAATTCAAGAGTATATGATGGGGTGGTAATGACTTTGATTATGTTGTTTTTATCTCTGAtgtattagtttttttttcttcatctatCATCTTATTGACGCCTGGGCAGTTGATCTTTTTCTTCTTCGTTTTCTCTTTAATTTGAAGTTGTGGGATTGGAATTTGTCAAAGCAAATGTTGATTTTTTTGTGATATTTTGTCTTATGGCTTCGATATCCTTGTTTGCGCCTCTATACCTTTGCCATTTTTATGGTTTGCTTGTGGAATTGTTTGAACGTGCATCTCTGGCAGTAGAATCAAGTTTTTGTCTTGAGTTTGAATCAGTTCAGTTTGCTCTTTGGCATTTCAAATTTACTGTTAGCCGTGATTATTCAGAAAAACATTTAATGGAAGTTCATATAAGGTAGTTGggttagttctaatttttattttgtctCCGAATCATGGTTAAATATGTTTCTTAATTGATTATTAGTTGGCATTAATGGCTCCAATTTGATAGTTTATTGTTGTTATTAGTAAATGTATACCTTTATGCATGTGACTAAGCAGTAAAATCCTGAATTTTAGGAAGAAAAGGAATCCAAGGAGCATACTAAGTTCTAAGTATATTCAATAATTGTCGAAGACTCTTGCAATGTAGTAGTAGAATTTTTTATTCTTTCATTTTCTGCATGA is a window encoding:
- the LOC121982323 gene encoding uncharacterized protein LOC121982323, whose protein sequence is MVATRGKAATVEASAIHWKQVRDRRRGSPSSPPPPQAALSLTAPASPADYERLRGERIKENMERLRSFGILDLSLQLKSHLPPNPSPQRRRRRGDVTGNFGAKKFLISSTSKRRSSRLQNVAPVSYAENGHKNLNFKKSNSVEAGAKEEVYAVEHEKLLGTFETSWTLLVDGYGKDGRRIYDPINGKTCHQCRQKTLAHHTHCSKCQLLQGQFCGNCLFTRYGENILEISKNPNWICPVCRGICNCSLCRIKKGLIPTGILYKKVVNLGYKSVAHYLIQTQQQQTISGDLSSPKSTSAEDSSCVHNDPEENKSKVETRKITEEIYSSIEAGVISSDEHSAKNAAAKKANKSLEDVNPAIGSIASRLRKRNIA